A genomic stretch from Serratia entomophila includes:
- a CDS encoding YgiQ family radical SAM protein codes for MSTTSLIQPERELFSYKPYWAECFGPAPFLPMSREEMDQLGWDSCDVIIISGDAYVDHPSFGMAIIGRMLEAQGFRVGIIAQPDWSNKDDFMRLGKPNLFFGITAGNMDSMINRYTADRKLRHDDAYTAGNVGGKRPDRATLVYSQRCKEAYKDVPIVLGGIEASLRRIAHYDYWSDTVRRSVLVDSKADMLIYGNGERPLVEVAHRLAAGEKISEIHNIRNTAVMRKEALPGWSGVDSTRLDKPGRIEPIPNPYGDDLPCADGAKPEPEAKPVTVRAAKPKPWEKTYVLLPSFEKVKGDKVLYAHTSRILHHETNPGCARALMQKHGDRYVWINPPAIPLTTPEMDSVFALPYQRIPHPSYGKETIPAYDMIRFSVNIMRGCYGGCSFCSITEHEGRIIQSRSEDSIIREIEEIRDKVPGFTGVISDLGGPTANMYMLRCTNPRAEQTCRRASCVYPEICTYMDTNHEPTIKLYRRARSLEGIKKILIASGVRYDLAVEDPRYIKELATHHVGGYLKIAPEHTEEGPLSKMMKPGMGSYDRFKQLFDHYSKLAGKEQYLIPYFISSHPGTRDEDMVNLALWLKKNRFRLDQVQNFYPSPMANSTTMYYSGKNPLSRVGYKSEDVVVPRGDRQRRLHKALLRYHDPANWAMIRTALEEMGMKHLIGSRRECLVPAPSIDEQREAKRLQRHTRPALTKHTDITRQRTPSNRPPRKPIRNGKP; via the coding sequence ATGAGCACCACCAGTCTGATCCAACCTGAGCGTGAACTGTTTTCCTATAAGCCCTATTGGGCCGAATGTTTTGGCCCCGCGCCATTCTTGCCGATGTCGCGCGAAGAAATGGACCAACTGGGTTGGGACAGCTGCGATGTGATCATTATCAGCGGTGACGCCTATGTCGATCACCCGAGCTTCGGTATGGCGATCATCGGCCGCATGCTGGAAGCTCAGGGCTTCCGCGTCGGTATCATCGCGCAGCCGGACTGGAGCAACAAAGACGATTTTATGCGTTTGGGCAAACCGAACCTGTTCTTCGGCATCACCGCCGGCAATATGGATTCGATGATCAACCGCTATACCGCCGACCGCAAGCTGCGCCATGACGACGCCTACACCGCCGGCAACGTCGGCGGCAAACGCCCGGACCGCGCCACCCTGGTGTACAGCCAGCGCTGCAAGGAAGCCTACAAAGACGTGCCGATCGTGCTGGGCGGCATCGAGGCCAGCCTGCGCCGCATCGCCCACTACGACTACTGGTCGGATACCGTGCGCCGCTCGGTGCTGGTGGATTCCAAAGCCGATATGCTGATCTACGGCAACGGCGAGCGCCCGCTGGTGGAAGTGGCGCATCGCCTGGCCGCCGGTGAGAAAATCAGCGAGATCCACAACATCCGCAACACCGCCGTCATGCGCAAAGAGGCGCTGCCGGGCTGGAGCGGCGTGGACTCTACCCGCCTGGACAAGCCGGGCCGCATCGAACCTATTCCGAACCCGTATGGCGACGATTTGCCGTGCGCCGACGGCGCGAAACCGGAGCCGGAGGCCAAGCCGGTGACCGTGCGCGCCGCCAAGCCGAAGCCGTGGGAAAAAACCTACGTGCTGCTGCCGTCGTTCGAAAAGGTGAAGGGCGACAAGGTGCTGTACGCGCACACCTCGCGCATTCTGCACCATGAAACCAACCCGGGCTGCGCGCGTGCGCTGATGCAAAAGCATGGCGACCGTTACGTGTGGATCAACCCGCCGGCGATCCCGCTGACCACGCCGGAAATGGACAGCGTGTTCGCGCTGCCGTACCAGCGCATTCCGCACCCGTCCTACGGCAAGGAAACCATCCCGGCCTACGACATGATCCGTTTCTCGGTGAACATCATGCGCGGCTGCTACGGCGGCTGTTCGTTCTGTTCGATCACCGAGCACGAAGGCCGCATCATCCAGAGCCGTTCGGAAGATTCGATCATTCGTGAAATCGAAGAAATCCGCGACAAGGTGCCGGGCTTCACCGGGGTTATCTCCGATCTGGGCGGCCCGACCGCCAACATGTACATGCTGCGCTGCACCAATCCGCGCGCCGAGCAGACCTGCCGCCGCGCCTCGTGCGTCTACCCGGAAATCTGTACCTACATGGACACCAACCACGAGCCGACCATCAAGCTGTATCGCCGGGCGCGTTCTCTGGAAGGCATCAAGAAGATCCTGATCGCTTCCGGGGTGCGTTACGATCTGGCGGTGGAAGATCCGCGTTATATCAAGGAGCTGGCCACCCACCACGTCGGCGGCTACCTGAAGATTGCGCCGGAGCACACCGAAGAAGGCCCGCTGTCGAAGATGATGAAGCCGGGTATGGGCAGTTACGATCGCTTCAAACAGCTGTTTGACCACTATTCGAAGCTGGCGGGTAAAGAGCAGTACCTGATCCCGTATTTCATTTCGTCGCACCCGGGCACTCGCGACGAGGACATGGTTAACCTGGCGCTGTGGCTGAAGAAGAACCGCTTCCGCTTGGATCAGGTGCAGAACTTCTACCCGTCGCCGATGGCCAACTCCACCACCATGTATTACAGCGGCAAGAACCCGTTGAGCAGGGTGGGCTATAAGAGCGAAGACGTGGTGGTGCCGCGCGGCGATCGCCAGCGCCGCCTGCACAAGGCGCTGCTGCGCTATCACGATCCGGCCAACTGGGCGATGATCCGCACCGCGCTGGAAGAGATGGGTATGAAGCACCTGATCGGCAGCCGGCGCGAGTGCCTGGTGCCGGCGCCGAGTATCGACGAGCAGCGCGAAGCGAAACGCCTGCAGCGCCATACGCGCCCGGCGTTGACCAAGCATACCGACATCACCCGGCAGCGCACGCCGTCTAACCGGCCGCCGCGCAAGCCTATCCGCAACGGCAAGCCGTAA
- a CDS encoding GntR family transcriptional regulator, whose product MHDFIAWLCQQLAQEAAAPRYMQLAAALELAIKQRALVAGDFLPPERLLAEGLMLSRVTVSKAMKLLEEKSLIVRQQGVGTRVALHIGYSCNQDSSFTTQMLRNGSSVSNQWLLRTHMAAPAHVAKALALDSSARVVKLRRLRLMDGNPVSLETTYIPPRFLPDPDRLEHSLHALWQTRGIVPEGKHFLLKAVACNHEIANLLNVNRGTPLLRIIQTSRNAQGEVLAFSETLCRSDVYEFEVNS is encoded by the coding sequence ATGCACGACTTTATAGCCTGGCTGTGCCAACAGCTGGCGCAGGAGGCGGCGGCGCCGCGCTACATGCAGCTGGCGGCGGCGCTCGAGTTGGCCATCAAGCAGCGGGCGTTGGTGGCGGGGGATTTCTTGCCGCCGGAACGGCTGCTGGCGGAGGGGCTGATGCTGTCCAGGGTGACCGTCAGCAAGGCGATGAAGCTGCTGGAGGAAAAGTCGCTGATTGTGCGTCAGCAAGGCGTCGGCACCCGGGTGGCGCTGCATATCGGTTATTCGTGCAATCAGGACAGCAGCTTTACCACCCAGATGCTGCGCAACGGCAGCAGCGTCAGCAACCAGTGGCTGCTGCGCACCCATATGGCGGCACCGGCCCACGTGGCGAAAGCCCTGGCGTTGGACAGCAGCGCCAGGGTGGTGAAGCTGCGCCGCCTGCGGCTGATGGACGGCAACCCGGTGTCGCTGGAGACCACCTATATACCGCCGCGCTTTTTGCCCGATCCGGATCGGCTCGAGCATTCGCTGCATGCTTTGTGGCAAACGCGCGGCATCGTGCCGGAGGGTAAGCATTTTCTGCTGAAGGCGGTGGCCTGCAATCATGAAATCGCCAACTTGCTCAACGTGAACCGCGGCACGCCGCTGCTGCGCATCATCCAGACCAGCCGCAATGCGCAAGGGGAGGTGCTGGCGTTCAGTGAAACCCTGTGCCGCAGCGACGTTTACGAATTTGAAGTGAACAGTTAG
- a CDS encoding PfkB family carbohydrate kinase, with protein sequence MNELVAVKPILALGSAIGEITPTQQRRIGGSAFNVARTLRRLHAPVINGMPVGNGEWGVAIEAEMDLLGIPVLLRHGLMDNGWRRPNGEYVAGCETQWNKAQLAMLPLTEDTLIYINGEQLAGENGEALREWLTRLPFDQPRLIDIGSHMGLLDEDFFAMLSDSHTLLTLSRDALATLCGADDPLAGAQRFAAAHNLALICRLGRDGVWICDGDSPPLRAGEYPAAAAGDTHSAGLLAGLSAGLPLAQAVELANLRAPAAP encoded by the coding sequence ATGAATGAGTTAGTCGCAGTAAAACCGATTTTGGCGCTGGGTAGCGCCATAGGTGAAATAACGCCAACGCAGCAGCGACGCATTGGCGGCAGTGCGTTCAACGTGGCGCGAACGCTGCGGCGCCTGCATGCGCCAGTGATCAACGGCATGCCGGTCGGCAACGGTGAGTGGGGTGTTGCTATCGAAGCCGAAATGGATCTGCTGGGCATCCCGGTGCTGCTGCGCCATGGCCTGATGGACAACGGCTGGCGCCGGCCGAACGGCGAATACGTCGCCGGCTGCGAAACACAGTGGAATAAGGCGCAGCTGGCCATGCTGCCGCTGACGGAAGACACGCTGATTTACATCAACGGCGAACAGCTGGCGGGAGAGAACGGCGAGGCATTGCGCGAATGGTTGACACGGCTGCCGTTCGATCAGCCGCGGCTGATCGACATCGGCTCGCACATGGGCCTGCTCGACGAAGACTTCTTCGCCATGCTCAGCGACAGCCATACCCTGCTGACTCTGAGCCGCGATGCGCTGGCCACGCTGTGCGGTGCAGACGACCCGCTCGCCGGCGCCCAACGCTTTGCCGCCGCGCATAATCTGGCGCTGATTTGCCGCCTCGGGCGCGATGGCGTGTGGATTTGCGACGGCGACAGCCCACCGCTGCGGGCGGGCGAGTACCCGGCCGCAGCCGCCGGCGACACCCACAGCGCAGGCCTATTGGCCGGGCTGTCCGCCGGCCTGCCGCTGGCGCAAGCGGTCGAGCTGGCCAACCTTAGGGCGCCGGCTGCACCATAA
- the ftsP gene encoding cell division protein FtsP — MSLSRRQFIQASGLALCAGAVPLRAEASGAQTPLPIPPLLESRRGQPLFLTLQRAHWAFMDTRKASVWGINGMYLGPTVRVYNGDDVKLIYSNRLPEPVAMTISGLQLPGTLMGGAPRMMSPNVDWSPVLPIRQGAATCWYHANTPNRMAPHIYNGLAGLWLVEDDVSKALPLPNHYGVDDFPLIIQDKRFDNFGTPQYDPPSQGGFVGDTLLVNGVQNPYVEVSRGWVRLRLLNASNSRRYMLQLSDGRPLNVIASDQGFLPAPVAVQQLSLAPGERREVLIDMSKGDEVTITAGEAAGIMDRLRGLFEPSSILVSTQVLTLRPTGLLPLVTDNLPMRLLADQLLDGSASRTRDFRLGDSVAGINGAIWDMNRIDVQTQQGTWERWNIHADTPQAFHIQGVQFLIKRVNGAQPMAEDRGWKDTVWIDGDVELLVYFNQPTSEHFPFLYYSQTLEMADRGTAGQFMVQPAP; from the coding sequence ATGTCACTCAGTCGACGTCAGTTTATACAGGCATCGGGCCTGGCGCTGTGCGCAGGAGCCGTGCCGCTGAGGGCTGAGGCGAGCGGAGCGCAGACCCCTTTACCTATTCCGCCGCTGCTGGAATCCCGTCGCGGTCAGCCGCTGTTTTTAACCTTGCAGCGCGCCCACTGGGCATTCATGGATACCCGCAAGGCGTCGGTATGGGGCATCAACGGCATGTACCTGGGGCCGACGGTGCGGGTTTACAACGGCGACGACGTCAAACTGATCTACAGCAACCGCCTGCCGGAGCCGGTGGCGATGACCATCAGCGGCCTGCAGCTGCCGGGCACCCTGATGGGCGGCGCGCCGCGCATGATGTCGCCGAACGTCGACTGGTCGCCGGTATTGCCGATCCGCCAGGGCGCCGCCACCTGCTGGTATCACGCTAACACGCCGAACCGTATGGCGCCGCATATCTACAACGGCCTGGCCGGGCTGTGGCTGGTGGAGGACGACGTCAGCAAGGCGCTGCCGCTGCCCAACCACTACGGCGTCGACGACTTCCCGCTGATTATCCAGGACAAACGCTTCGACAACTTCGGCACCCCGCAGTACGACCCGCCTTCGCAGGGCGGCTTCGTCGGCGATACGCTGTTGGTCAACGGCGTGCAAAACCCTTATGTGGAAGTGTCGCGCGGCTGGGTGCGCCTGCGCCTGCTCAATGCCTCCAACTCGCGCCGCTACATGCTGCAGCTCAGCGATGGCCGGCCGCTGAACGTGATCGCCAGCGATCAGGGCTTCCTGCCGGCGCCGGTGGCGGTGCAGCAGCTGTCTCTGGCCCCGGGCGAGCGCCGCGAAGTGCTGATCGACATGTCGAAAGGCGACGAGGTGACCATCACCGCCGGAGAGGCAGCCGGCATCATGGACCGCCTGCGCGGCCTGTTCGAACCTTCGAGCATTCTGGTGTCTACCCAGGTGCTGACCCTGCGGCCGACCGGGCTGCTGCCGCTGGTGACCGATAACCTGCCGATGCGCCTGCTGGCGGATCAGCTGTTGGACGGCAGCGCCAGCCGCACCCGCGATTTTCGCCTGGGCGACAGCGTGGCGGGCATCAACGGCGCCATCTGGGATATGAACCGCATCGACGTGCAAACCCAGCAGGGCACCTGGGAACGCTGGAATATCCACGCGGATACGCCGCAGGCGTTCCATATACAGGGCGTGCAGTTCCTGATTAAGCGGGTTAACGGCGCACAGCCGATGGCGGAAGATCGCGGCTGGAAGGATACCGTTTGGATCGACGGCGACGTCGAGCTGCTGGTTTACTTTAACCAGCCGACCTCAGAACATTTCCCGTTCCTCTACTACAGCCAGACGCTGGAGATGGCGGATCGCGGCACCGCCGGCCAGTTTATGGTGCAGCCGGCGCCCTAA
- a CDS encoding 1-acylglycerol-3-phosphate O-acyltransferase, translated as MLLILRAVLATLYCILVCIFGSVYCLFSPRDPRHVATFGHLFGRLSGLFGLKVETRVPADAAKNGNCIYIANHQNNYDMVTAAKIVQPRTVTVGKKSLLWVPFFGPLYWLTGNLLIDRDNRAKAHGTIAQVAEQFKKRDISIWMFPEGTRSRGRGLMPFKTGAFHAAIAAGVPIVPICVSTTSGKINLNRWNNGHAIVEMLEPVDISQYGKENVRELAAHCHTLMLAKIAQLDEEVAQRNAAGK; from the coding sequence ATGTTATTGATTTTACGTGCCGTTCTCGCCACTCTCTATTGTATTCTGGTGTGTATTTTCGGCTCTGTGTACTGCTTGTTCAGCCCGCGCGATCCCCGCCATGTGGCAACCTTCGGTCACCTGTTTGGCCGCTTGTCCGGCTTATTCGGTTTGAAAGTGGAAACGCGGGTTCCGGCCGATGCGGCCAAAAATGGCAACTGCATTTATATCGCCAACCACCAAAATAACTATGACATGGTGACGGCCGCCAAAATTGTGCAGCCGCGCACCGTGACCGTGGGTAAAAAAAGCCTGCTGTGGGTTCCCTTTTTCGGCCCGCTGTATTGGCTGACCGGTAATCTGCTGATTGATCGCGATAATCGCGCCAAGGCGCACGGCACCATCGCCCAAGTGGCGGAGCAGTTTAAAAAACGCGATATTTCGATTTGGATGTTCCCGGAAGGCACCCGCAGCCGCGGCCGTGGGCTGATGCCGTTTAAAACCGGCGCCTTCCATGCGGCAATTGCCGCCGGCGTGCCTATTGTGCCGATCTGCGTTTCCACCACCAGCGGTAAAATTAATCTTAACCGCTGGAATAACGGCCATGCGATCGTGGAAATGCTGGAGCCGGTCGACATCAGCCAATACGGTAAAGAAAATGTGCGTGAACTGGCGGCCCATTGCCATACGCTGATGTTGGCGAAAATCGCCCAGTTGGACGAAGAAGTCGCCCAGCGCAACGCGGCCGGAAAATAA
- the parC gene encoding DNA topoisomerase IV subunit A, producing the protein MSDLTHDGVERLPLHTFTENAYLNYSMYVIMDRALPYIGDGLKPVQRRIIYAMSELGLSNSAKFKKSARTVGDVLGKYHPHGDSACYEAMVLMAQPFSYRYPLVDGQGNWGAPDDPKSFAAMRYTESRLSKYAEVLLAELGQGTVDWVPNFDGTLQEPKMLPARLPNILLNGTTGIAVGMATDIPPHNVREVAAAAVALLDKPGSSLDDLLEFVQGPDFPTEAEIITPRDEIRKIYQNGRGSVRMRAVWKKEDGSAVITALPHQVSGAKVLEQIASQMRAKKLPMVEDLRDESDHENPTRLVIVPRSNRIDLEQVMNHLFATTDLERSYRINMNMIGLDNRPQVKGLVEILTEWLAYRRDTVRRRLNYRLEKVLKRLHILEGLLVAFLNIDEVIHIIRSEDEPKPVLMQRFGISDTQAEAILELKLRHLAKLEEFKIRGEQDELAKERDHLQALLASERKLSTLIKKEIQADAQAYGDDRRSPITERAEAKAMSEHDFVPSEPVTIVLSEMGWVRSAKGHDIDPSGLSYKAGDSFRSAARGKSNQPVVFIDSTGRSYALDPLTLPSARGQGEPLTGKLTPPPGATIEQVLMAADDQKLLMASDAGYGFVCTFNDLVARNRAGKVMITLPDNARALPPMEIHGEDDMLLSITAAGRMLMFPVADLPQLSKGKGNKIVSIPAAQAAAGEDKLAWLFVLPPQTSVTLHVGKRKLTLRPEDLQKFRAERGRKGTQLPRGLQRIDRVEVDAPPRAAAAGDSEE; encoded by the coding sequence ATGAGTGATCTGACTCATGACGGTGTAGAGCGTTTACCGCTGCACACATTCACTGAAAACGCCTATCTGAACTATTCCATGTACGTCATCATGGATCGGGCGTTGCCGTACATTGGCGACGGTTTGAAGCCGGTACAACGCCGCATCATCTACGCCATGTCTGAGCTGGGGCTGAGCAACAGCGCCAAATTCAAAAAGTCCGCCCGTACCGTGGGTGACGTGCTGGGTAAATATCATCCGCACGGCGACAGCGCCTGCTATGAAGCCATGGTGCTGATGGCGCAGCCATTCTCATACCGTTATCCGCTGGTGGACGGCCAGGGGAACTGGGGTGCGCCGGACGATCCCAAGTCCTTCGCCGCCATGCGTTATACCGAATCGCGCCTGTCCAAATACGCCGAAGTGCTGCTGGCCGAGCTGGGCCAGGGCACCGTCGACTGGGTGCCGAACTTTGACGGCACCCTGCAGGAGCCGAAAATGTTGCCGGCGCGCCTGCCGAACATTCTGCTCAACGGCACCACCGGCATCGCCGTCGGCATGGCCACCGATATTCCGCCGCACAACGTGCGCGAAGTCGCCGCCGCCGCCGTCGCATTGCTCGACAAACCGGGCAGTTCGCTGGACGATCTGCTCGAATTCGTGCAGGGCCCGGACTTCCCGACCGAAGCCGAGATCATCACCCCGCGCGACGAAATCCGCAAAATTTACCAGAATGGCCGCGGCTCGGTGCGCATGCGCGCCGTGTGGAAAAAAGAAGACGGCAGCGCGGTGATCACCGCCTTGCCGCACCAGGTTTCCGGCGCCAAGGTGCTGGAACAGATCGCCAGCCAGATGCGCGCCAAAAAGCTGCCGATGGTCGAGGATCTGCGTGACGAATCCGATCACGAGAACCCGACGCGCCTGGTGATCGTACCGCGTTCCAACCGCATCGATCTGGAGCAGGTGATGAACCACCTGTTCGCCACCACCGATCTGGAACGCAGTTACCGCATCAACATGAACATGATCGGTCTGGATAACCGCCCGCAGGTGAAAGGCCTGGTGGAAATCCTCACCGAATGGCTGGCCTACCGCCGCGATACGGTGCGCCGCCGCCTTAACTACCGCCTTGAGAAAGTGCTGAAGCGCCTGCACATCCTCGAAGGTTTGCTGGTGGCGTTCCTCAACATCGATGAAGTGATCCACATCATCCGCAGCGAGGACGAACCCAAGCCGGTGCTGATGCAGCGTTTCGGCATCTCCGATACCCAGGCCGAAGCCATCCTCGAGCTGAAGCTGCGCCATTTGGCCAAGTTGGAAGAGTTCAAGATCCGCGGCGAGCAGGATGAGCTGGCCAAAGAGCGCGATCATCTGCAGGCGCTGCTGGCGTCTGAGCGCAAGCTGAGCACCCTGATCAAAAAAGAGATCCAGGCCGATGCGCAGGCCTACGGCGACGATCGCCGCTCGCCGATTACCGAGCGTGCAGAAGCCAAGGCGATGAGCGAACACGACTTCGTGCCGTCCGAGCCGGTGACCATAGTGCTGTCAGAAATGGGCTGGGTGCGCAGCGCCAAAGGCCACGATATCGATCCGAGCGGCCTGAGCTACAAGGCCGGCGACAGCTTCCGCAGCGCGGCGCGCGGCAAGAGCAACCAGCCGGTGGTGTTTATTGACTCCACCGGGCGCAGCTATGCGCTGGATCCGCTGACGCTGCCTTCGGCGCGCGGCCAGGGCGAACCGCTGACCGGCAAGCTGACGCCGCCGCCGGGCGCCACCATTGAGCAGGTGCTGATGGCGGCGGACGATCAAAAACTGCTGATGGCTTCCGATGCCGGCTACGGCTTCGTTTGCACCTTCAACGATCTGGTGGCGCGCAACCGCGCCGGCAAGGTGATGATTACCCTGCCGGATAACGCCAGGGCGCTGCCGCCGATGGAGATCCACGGCGAAGACGATATGCTGCTGTCGATCACCGCCGCCGGGCGCATGCTGATGTTCCCGGTCGCCGACTTGCCGCAGCTGTCGAAGGGCAAGGGCAACAAGATTGTCTCCATTCCGGCGGCGCAGGCTGCGGCTGGGGAAGACAAACTGGCCTGGCTGTTCGTACTGCCGCCGCAGACCTCCGTTACCCTGCACGTGGGTAAACGCAAGCTGACGCTGCGGCCGGAAGATCTGCAGAAGTTCCGCGCAGAGCGCGGCCGCAAAGGCACCCAGTTGCCGCGCGGCCTGCAGCGTATCGATCGCGTCGAAGTGGATGCGCCGCCGCGCGCAGCGGCCGCCGGCGACAGCGAAGAGTAA
- a CDS encoding NAD(P)H-dependent oxidoreductase, with protein MSNILIINAKKQFGHSNGELNQTLSDVAESFLSDVPHNVQVTVVDDGYDIEAEVQKYLWADVVIYQMPGWWMGEPWILKKYIDEVFTAGHGSLYASDGRTRSDAGKKYGSGGLIQGKKYMLSLTWNAPLEAFTDPGQFFHGVGVDGVYLHFHKANQFLGMEALPTFICNDVIKQPDIDSDIARYRAHLTEVFA; from the coding sequence ATGAGCAATATCCTGATTATCAATGCTAAAAAACAATTCGGCCATTCCAACGGCGAACTGAACCAGACCCTGAGCGACGTGGCGGAAAGCTTCCTGAGCGACGTGCCGCATAATGTACAGGTCACCGTGGTCGACGACGGCTATGACATCGAGGCCGAAGTGCAGAAATACCTGTGGGCCGACGTGGTGATTTACCAGATGCCGGGCTGGTGGATGGGCGAACCCTGGATCCTGAAAAAATACATCGATGAAGTGTTCACCGCCGGGCACGGCAGCCTGTACGCCAGCGACGGCCGCACCCGTTCCGACGCCGGCAAGAAATACGGTTCCGGCGGCCTGATCCAGGGCAAAAAATATATGCTGAGCCTGACCTGGAATGCGCCATTGGAGGCCTTTACCGATCCCGGCCAGTTCTTCCACGGCGTCGGCGTCGACGGCGTGTACCTGCACTTCCATAAAGCCAACCAGTTCCTGGGGATGGAAGCACTGCCGACCTTTATCTGCAATGATGTGATTAAACAACCGGATATCGACAGCGATATCGCACGTTATCGCGCGCACCTGACGGAAGTTTTTGCTTAA
- a CDS encoding putative quinol monooxygenase, with product MITVIAEIKTKPGHRDTVLKAIGKLVPLVLAEDGCSEYTPMTDSHTQAPWQKRSPDSIFMLEKWQSQAHLEKHLEIDHMLKHRETIQDSVLDTTIYILDNAL from the coding sequence ATGATCACTGTAATCGCAGAAATCAAAACCAAGCCGGGCCACCGTGACACCGTGCTGAAAGCGATTGGAAAACTGGTGCCGCTGGTGCTGGCGGAAGACGGCTGCAGCGAATACACGCCAATGACCGATAGCCACACGCAGGCGCCGTGGCAGAAGCGGTCGCCGGATTCGATCTTCATGCTGGAAAAATGGCAAAGCCAGGCGCACCTGGAAAAACACCTGGAGATCGATCACATGCTCAAGCACCGTGAAACCATCCAGGACAGCGTGCTGGACACCACCATTTACATCCTGGACAACGCCCTGTAA
- a CDS encoding LysR substrate-binding domain-containing protein — MKITLEELLAFTSVVDSGSITAAADQLSQTTSGISRALSRLEKKLDTTLMRRTTRRLELTEEGQSFLNHAREIVRSVENAEEQMALRRLMPAGRLRVNAAAPFMEHVIVPLVAGFRQRFPQIELELNTDNLIIDLLEKRTDIAIRIGVLRDSTIHARLLGSSRLRILASPDYLARHGTPHSVDSLHQHCLLGFTQPESLNQWPLRNRQAQHFTIEPTISASSGETLRQLALRGEGIVQLADFMTRGDQRSGRLVRLLEQDTLDVRQPINAVYYRNTQLAARITCFLDYVSAHIDAQTL; from the coding sequence ATGAAGATCACCCTCGAAGAATTGCTGGCGTTCACTTCCGTGGTCGACAGCGGCTCGATCACCGCCGCCGCCGATCAGCTCAGCCAGACCACCTCCGGCATCAGCCGCGCGCTGAGCCGCCTGGAAAAGAAACTCGACACCACCCTGATGCGCCGCACCACACGCCGGCTTGAGCTGACCGAAGAGGGGCAAAGCTTCCTCAACCATGCGCGTGAGATCGTGCGTTCAGTGGAGAATGCCGAAGAACAGATGGCGCTGCGCCGGCTGATGCCGGCCGGGCGGCTGCGGGTCAACGCCGCCGCGCCCTTTATGGAACACGTTATCGTGCCGCTGGTGGCGGGGTTTCGGCAGCGTTTTCCGCAAATTGAGCTTGAGCTGAATACCGACAACCTGATTATCGATCTGCTGGAGAAGCGTACCGATATCGCCATCCGCATCGGCGTGCTGCGCGATTCGACCATTCACGCGCGCCTGCTGGGATCCAGCCGCTTGCGCATCCTCGCCAGCCCGGATTACCTGGCGCGGCACGGCACCCCGCACAGCGTAGACTCGCTGCACCAGCATTGCCTGTTGGGCTTTACCCAACCGGAGTCGTTGAATCAGTGGCCGCTGCGCAATCGGCAGGCGCAGCATTTCACCATCGAGCCGACCATTTCGGCTTCCAGCGGCGAGACGCTGCGGCAGCTGGCGCTGCGCGGCGAAGGCATCGTGCAGTTGGCGGATTTCATGACGCGGGGCGATCAGCGCAGCGGGCGGCTGGTGCGCTTGCTGGAGCAGGATACGCTGGACGTGCGCCAGCCGATTAACGCGGTGTATTACCGCAATACTCAGCTGGCGGCGCGCATAACCTGCTTTCTGGACTACGTCAGCGCGCACATCGACGCGCAGACGCTATAG